The Dreissena polymorpha isolate Duluth1 chromosome 2, UMN_Dpol_1.0, whole genome shotgun sequence nucleotide sequence CGTGCGCCGGAACGTTCTAAAACAGGGCGTGTGTTAGcagtcaaataaatatataatagagTAAGTTAACTTTTAATGTACTATTACTATATTGTGTTTTTTCTCATAACGATTTTAACGCTATACGTTTTCATTAAATGCTcttcaatagaaaaaaagaaTTGTATTGGATATATTGGGGTTTCTAATTTAATAGATTGCATAAAACTAACCGTTAGCTATACTACAAATAACAATTGAATGTAAACTAACAATTGGTAAATAATTCACAGGAAGATTAAGTTAAACATTGGCAAATGTCAAATGGTGTTTTTCCGTTGTCGTGATCATTGCACATATTTTCGATTTGTACAATTAAAATACGTGTTTAAACAAATAGTTCATTTCTTAAAAGAAATAGTTCATTTCTTAAAAGAAATAGTTCATTTCTTAAAAGAGGCGTTGGTTATACCGATCGATGCTAATATTGATACAATACCCGTTGTTAAAGTAAGTAAACGGTCTTACTTGTTAAAGGACATATAGATGGTGAAGTTGAGACTGGAGTGCAGGTGCGCCAGGAGGGTGATGAACAAATGCAGCTCCATGGGAAACGCATTCTCAACGTCGAGAGCCGTCACGATGGCGTACGGCGTCCAGCAAACGACAAACGCGATAAAGATGACAAGCAGCGTCTTGGAGGACCTCAGAGACTCTACCCAGACCTTTTGCATCCTGGTGAGAACATATTATATCATGTACTCCACAGAACGGCGCTGGTATTCACTAAACTCCAAACTAGAACGTAAGCCATAATCAAGCTAGCTATTTGAAACAGAATAGATTTTTTTGTGACGCCTTCATTCatacaattttaaagttttatctAAGGTGTTATTGACGTTTAATTAAACTAACTCGTATTTGGAATAAAAATCGATTGCAAAAAGTCACCATGGGCCGGTGTTCTGTACTAAATTTAACAACTACTGACACTATTGTAACTCGCAAAGCCCCATAATGCTGCTTTATCACACGGATTGTGTTATTGTACACTATAGGAAAGATAACCTTCCAGATACGATAAGTTTGTTCACAACTTAAACAAACGTGTACAAAAGAAGGGTTCCAAATGCACTTTGCCATGGATTGGTTTTCAAAATACGGTCAGCAGTTTAGGTGAAGAAGATTTTGAATACAGGTATTTAACGTAAACTacattttattgtcccctaccggtttcaccggaggggacttatggtttgcgctctgtgcgcctgtaagtctgtctgtgagtctgtctgtctgtcacacttttctggttcctgagataactttaaaagttcttcatattttttcatgaaacttaaagcatagatagatggcaatatggacattatgcacgtcatttcattttgttcttaggtaaaaaattctggttgctatggcaacaaataaaaaataataatctgacaataaggagccggtaggggacatatattgcttggcaatagtcttgtttgagAAACTTTTCCACGACCATGTCAGCGTTGTGGAAAATATTGCCACTGCACTTGGAGTTTAGAGGGAAGGAAACGACCGGTCTTATGAAGAGCGTTAACCTATCCGTAAAGCATCTCTATATTTTCCTTAGTGGTTTGTGGTCACATTTTACTACTGTTTCTTTTCTTCTCCTCCTCGATCGCCACTCTACGTGGAGTCCGGTGGCAATTAAGAAACGGCTGTTTGATTTTCCCTAAACGGTTGGCGGACCCTGTATTCATCGACAATGAGCTCAGACGTTTGGTCGACTTCTTCACTGGTGTACTGAGTTGATGGCACGAGGTGGAATCTCTTGTGCATGTGGTGGTTGTGTATTTTGGGCGCTGTTCGCAGTCAGAATAATATCATTTGTTCTAGTATGTCAAGCTAATGGAAGCTGTCGCGTGGCTGTTACGCGTGAACAGATTTGTGACGATGGTTCCCATTTGTTTAGACTAATTATTCTTCTCTTTGGTCATTGTTGCTACCAGTTTCATCATGTCTATGTATTCCATAGTGAGAGGTTACCCACTGGAGCACAATTCCGAAGCATTTGTAGAGGCGAGATAGTTAATCGGCTGTTGTTGCTTCCAATACTGACAAAGCATCTGTAATACTATCTGGGAGTCTATTTCAGCTTTGCTGCTGACGGTTATTGAATTATAAATCAATGTTTCCACAACAGATCTGCAGTTTGTGCAGTTGAGGCCTTTAGGTATTTTATGTGCCTGAGACTTACTGTCTGGGTACTTTACAGATGCTCAAGCTCCATTTTTTACAGCTTTTGTTTCATCTGTGCAGAAATTATCCATGCTTTCTGTGGTACCATCCTTCAAACATAGCCACCGTCATGGCTTTCTTGCTCGCATCACTTTGCCCATCAAGCTGATATCTTATGTAAAGCTAATTGCATTCTGTGTGGGGCGTTTGTTGTTTTATATTCTGAGCACAAACTCATCAGATCAGCTGCGTATTGGGCTGCTTCTGGCGATATGTGGTCCAAATGGAAAATAAACAGGGTAGGTGATAAAACTCCCCCTTGTAAGACCTCTTGGCGCAAAATCACGCTTTGCCAACAGAAACCGTAAACCGACACAAGTACTCTCCGGCTGTGCAAGTTACACGTCATAACCCGATTAATGTAGAACTGCACGTCACTGCGGATAAACTTCAAAAGGAGACCGTCCCTCCACGCCTTGTCAAATGCCTCCACTAGTCCTGGTCATCTTCTGGAATGCGTCTTACATGACATTGGCTTGTATCTTCTGAAACCGGCTTATCATGGCGCTATAATGTTCTCTGTCTACATGTACCACTGCATGCCGTTTGACGATGCGCTGCATGGTCTTTCAGATGCGACTAACGGTAACCAGTTTAATGGATCGGTATCTTCAGAGTTACGATCGACTTGTTCTTCCATTTCTTCATGACATAATCATCCTGTCCTCCTTCCAATTACTGGAGTACCTGGTCCTGCGACCAACTAACGTTGATATGTCAAATATCTTCTGGAGGTATGTATTGTATGTGGGATCATTTCAGCTATTTGACAGATCCTTTTGTTCATCTAGTGTGATCTGTTCCATGGCTTCATGCGCGTTGTTATTTTCTTCTCTTTCTTCATGTAGGACTTCTTTTTTGAGTTCCCTCGGTACTGTTGTGTTGCCTTTCTTTGAGTATACTTTTGCCAAAGCATTTTGGTCGCCTTTACAGTCAAGGTTCCTTCCTTTTTTCCAGAATAATCCCTTTTGATCTCGGCATTAAAGGTTTTGATATCAGTCTCCACAGCTTGATTGTATCTCCCTCTATTTGAAGTGTGGATGTAATTTATCAGTTTTATTGTACTTTCCGGCTTGATCTTCAAATTTCGGACCTTACTGTATTGGAGTTTTGATTGTGTTCGCGTGTCTGGGATTGGTCTCAGTCTGATCGCTTGCTTATGTCCGATTGTCATGCGCATTATTGCGTCAAGTATTGAGACTAACTTTAATTGCCTCCTATAGGTATTGTTTTAGCGGCCTTCATGATGCGTGTGTTTAATTCTCATACTATACTGTTGATGTTTCTTCTATATGTGACAAAGTATTGCGTCAGTGCGTTGGTTCGGACGATGAAGAAATCAAATTTGGCTTTGTTGTAATTCCAAGAACTGGTATCATGATGCCACAGAGGGCAAGCGGACTGGTCGACGGTCACTTCCACTTCCTACTAACTGCGGTGAAATAGTTCTACTTATATGCGTACAGGTCAagattaatgtatgttttaaaaaacctcaacataaacattataGAACAGTTTTGATAAAATTCGCTCTGTGCTTTCAAAGCAGTTCTTTAAAAAGCTGAATTGGTGTAAAAaccacaagtttttttttgtatttaccaTGCAAATAAATTTCATGATATCATAGAGTTGCCTTTAAAAATATATggacttctttatattataattaacatAATATTATACTGCAATATACTGGCGAAGTACCTACATACGGACAATTTACTAATGTATTCAAAATAACTGCATCCAACAAAAATACACAGTGGCACGGTAGTTCAATTTGAAAGATTTGTCAAAATATTACTGAAAACTGGCCACTGAAAGAAAGAGACAGATTTAATAAAGGCCTATAAAGAGTCCTGGAATACAACAGCCGTGTTCTTAAATCAGGACAGGAcacttgaaaaatatatttatttcttttaatacaaaatattgataaacagAAAACTATATCTAGTCAGTAATATAGATATTTCCTTAATTTATTCTCTCCTTGTACTTTGTCATTAAACATTTTCAAAGTGATGCATGACTTTTTTATGGTACGGCTTTACTTTTAACTAAAACATGTAATCTTTATAAAAGATTAGTTGGTAATTGTTAAAACCCAAGAGATTCTTGTGCAATAATACATGTGCCGCATATATAGACATGTGCATCAGTCGTATTTATTTGTCGTGCATTTTTTAGGGTGATAGGTTTGAAGTACTTCCTGGAGTTAGGTACAACGCCATTATAAATGTGTTTCAATGTTTTATAAagtaatatgttttataaagtaATCTAATACAGTGTACTCAGTTTCCGAGAATTAAAGGGATTGGCCGACTAAAAGAGACAGAGGAATAGGTCGCCCAATTTTGAAGTCTGATCTCTATTTCAAACTTAAATGCACGATTTACGCACGTGTTAACGCGTTATTATCAGTGTTTATTTCGAAAAAGGAGCAAAAAGCACAAGCTGTGTATGAAAACTCGGTAATCGTCGCTCGATAATGGTTTCACGCCTTCCACTATTTTCTGACTAATCACTGCGCCAGTCGGGAAAAAAGCTATGTATTTGATCATTCATGAATTTACATCGATAAACTatcgaaaccaacaaatattcatttatttatcacatgccataccctgtttcccatgtaatataacaattacatatatttttatcttacacatgtgtaatatactttttaagtgtttttttttggcttttttcgtttattgaccaatcgcaatttgttattttgctgaaatgacgttgcaacgtcaaatgacgtcaagaAATggaaacaacattcgggatttatcattatgttttcgtgaatatttatttaatttgtgggtttaaaagcatgtgataaaaagatctgacactcgttctcatatcataccatattttattaaactcgcccaggaaattcgttagtaagctcgcaaaaggctcgcttacttacaaagttcctgaacttgtttaataactataggatctggcacgagttgtcataaaTCATGCCCTATGTGATCAAAACTTGCCACGCCTGGGGGTAAAATTACTTACGAAGACTTATTATTAGTAAATATGACTTTACATCATGTCTTTAACAGCATTCGCCAGGGGTTTTATATTTGGTGTACAACATAGGATATGTGTCCTCTTTTAATAGGTTCAAATCATACACCTGGGGTTAAAGCTAACCAAGCTCGATGGTCACAAGATGTATAGagaaatatatagtaaataacgTTGACAATCTTACTCTCTGAAAAACAAGGATCAAAGGTTTAATACTTGGTTGCGACATCGTATGGTGGTCCACTCCTAAGTTTGTTAAAAGTATGCCCCTGGTGTAAACATTTGCCCCACGCTAAAATttacttgtgtgtttgttttccattttaaATGTAGAATCTTTAATTTGCTACACTAACTTCTCAGAATTTCGCTAAGTATTTGTACTGCAAAGTAAAAACCTAGATAAAACTACCGTTATTACACAAACATCACACACTCTACAAGTTACAGTTTAAATTCGACATGTCAAGGTAAGCGACATAAAGAATAAAGGTTTTCttgtaatatataaattattgtttatccCCGCAAGTCCACACTCAGACAGAGTTAGGAGGGGAAAATATTCTTACGTGATTTACCAAAATATAATTTTAGTTTAACTTTCATCCTGTCGtctaattgtatttttatttcgcttTACCTTTATAGAACTAAGAACAAAcgataaaataatattaaaatcggATTAAACAAAtcctttatttatgattaaatgtttccatttttatgtATCGCTTATAATGCAACATACCATTACTCACGTCATGCGCATTGCTCACTTGATTTGAGAACCCAAGTCCTAAGGCATTCCCTAACTAGGTCTACTATATAGCTGTACAGAAACTAATCGTACTATATTTAATGGTTGTATGGTACCTTGATGTAATACATATAGGTAATTATAAATTATGTATACAATTTATAGTATCCAATATATTTTATCATGCCAACTCAAAGGTTTAGCGTTCATGTGCAAGTATACACCCTTGTGATAGACATACCTTGTTAGGTTTAAATACTGTTTAGATATTTTCGGCACAGTACCCAAATTAAAGACCAAATCAATGATGACAAATGCGAAATTTACACGATCACCAGAACAGATCTTTCCATTTTATACCTGAGGGGATCGTCAACATTCAGAGAGTAGACGTCCATCTTGCTTTGGTAGATCTTGTAGAAGATCAGCACGAAGCAGACGCCCATCAACAGCAGCGGGGAGCCGATAAGTCCTGCCGCCACCACAAGCGTGTACGAGAAGCTGGCCGTGCGGTCCCAGATACACTGCGGAAAACGGAAACACCATAGTATGTGtaagaaatatttggggttgtatTGGCTGATGGCCTTTGTAATTTGAATCAAACGGAGACACCTGCTATTTATAAGGTATATATAATGACCATGTCATGCATCAATTTGATAAAGACATGAAACAGTTTTATGCTACCCATGTCAATGATACTTTTAATTCAAGTATTGTCCTCGACGTAAGTGACAACAGCAAAAGTCGTACTAGCATCTCATGTACAATACAATAAAACCATGACATACTTGGATTGAGTATGGACATTTATAAAATGGAATAAAATAAGCAATTATAGTAATAAGTTTAAGCTTCTCATAGCGGTTACAAGCTTTAAATTATTTTGCTAATGAAATCACACAAAGATAAACAAGTTGGCCACAATAaataaagtttgatgtttgtaTCACTTAAAAGCGACGCTAAGACACGAGTCCTTGAATCATTAAGTCAACAATCACACAACCGACcgattaattttatttatttctatcaGTAGATGCGTTTCTAAGATCATCGTCTCTGGCAAAAGAGATCCATTATGCCACAATGGGCTAACCTGTGACATAACAACGAAATTGACTTGTTCTGAAAAGCGAAGGAAATTACATACATCGTGAACCACATTCGACACGCTGTGAACAATTCAAAGTCGAATGAAACATGCACTTTCTACAAAGCACAcatgtaattttgcattttttcctCATTACAAAAGGCAACAATGTTGTGCAGGTGAGCGCAAACACAACATAACATTGAAGCAACACATCGTATTAAGCTTCTCAATAACCATCTTTATTGAAGGTCGAGCGCTAATTTTATAGAATTGTTATCTATTTGCATCGTCAACAATACGCAATTAATATCGACGGACTAATTCCAAAGTAAAAGTGAAAAGTTGGGTGCGATATGTTAAGATAACGCATCAAATTAGCTTGATCCTTTACAACAAATCGACTTCGCATTATAAAAGAGCTGAATGACATAGAACAATACATTCTCCTACCGCGTCGCGAGGTCAGTTCTATCGGtaatattgaattattttgcTCTGGCGATTCTAAAGcgaaatgtgtttttgttatttacgATATAATATACACATCATGTATGATAATTTAGTTCACACGTTGTAGCATATGTTTGGGTTAAAATATTGCTGAATGTGCCCCTGGCAAATATTGTAACGCATCAGTGAAAATTTGATtgcaaagaaaaatataattCGAAAGTTCGTTTGTTCTTGTCGATATTCTTTCTACCAATTGCATTTTAAGCAAACACGTTTTTGCCACTAAATGTTCACACAAAATGTACGTCAGCACTGATGGCAATCAACGGCATTTTGTATGCTTGTGTTGTTGATTTCATTTTGCTGGTTTATTTTCTGACGCGTTTCATGGTTTAAAGTCGTAGCCGTAAAGCATGTGAAGGAAATTGGATGGAAATGAATCACCGTAAATGTGCACAACCTGAGAGGAGAAGAAACAATAACCACATCAGGACAAATAAATCAAGAAGTAAACTATGAACGCAAGCCTTAAAAGGACTCGTCacaatttgatttttaaaaaaaagttttttttctaacTGTTTGACACAGACTGTAACATACAAAAATAGGAAAACGTAAATAAGAAGAGAAAGCATAATAAAATAAGGTCAATATGGCAATAAGGTTGGGTGAAATCGTAAGATTGGCATGCATTTGTAATGTTTTTAACCAAAATATTGTGGGTACAATTTGGGCGTTCTAGTTATTGCTGTTGGTTCTTGATGAAACGAACATATCAAGTTTATAAAGCAATAAccgattttaataataaaaaactcaAATTCCGTTATGTTCAAAGTCCTGTTGTGGTTGAGTTATTTGGGTGGAATGAATATGGTCATCGGCTCAACTGCGTAAGTATCGAAATGTCATAGCAAGAGTTTGTAATGCTAGATGTGACGGTAAAATCTAGTTTACTTCGTAAGGTTTCGTGGACCAACGGATATGTCAATCCTTGTTGACCTCCTTATTATCATCATTATGCAAAAACAATGACAGAACATAGCACATGCATGAGCGTATTGTGAGGAAAATGACGCTTACCTGCTGGCTCTTTTGGTCAAAGTAGTGGTCTCCCCAGCCGACAAAGTTCGGGAATTCAAACAGGAAGGCCAGCACCCACGCGCATGCGCACATCAAGATGCACACAGGCCTCTGATGATGAAATACCATACTTACAATCATATGTATCATTATCTCCATTATATTTATGACCATCATCACCAAAGCCAAAACCACctccactatcatcatcatcatcatcatcatcatcatcatcatcatcatcatcatcatcatcatcatcatcatcatcataatcatcatcatcatcatcaccatcatcatcatcatcatcatcatcatcgtcatcattatcatcatcaccatcaccaccgtcgtcgtcatcagcatcatcatcatcatcatcattataatcatcatcatcatcattatcatcatcatcatcatcatcataatcatcatcatcatcgtcgtcgtcttcgtcgtaatcatcatcatcattagcagcagcagttgctgcattagcatcatcatcattgtcatcggCATCATaattaccaccaccatcacaaccattgTTATCATGCTCAACTTTTAATCATGGATCGTCGTCAAAGATTTCTTTTAGTTTAGAAATTAATGCAAGTGTTTGTAAACCTTGTTCGCGTACATTTATTGagtttgtttatctttttttttctcaatttacaatcgaaatgcaaaaataaaaatgatattttattcacTATGATTTAAAACTACAGCAAATACAACATAGGCATTTTATATGCTATTTTTTATAAATGGGACATGATAGTCTAACAAAACAGATATCACTTATTATCTTCTCTAATTGCTTTTCGCTATACGAATAAATTCGCAATAGGCCTAAGGCTCATACGGTTAAACTTTAAAATAGTACTTTGCTGGTTACCTTGAAGATTGTGTCGTACCAGACGTTCTTGCAGACGAACACGTATCGGTTTAACGTGAGGAGGGTGAGGCTTAAGAAAGCGCAGAAGCAGGCTGTGAGGCACATGGAGGCGACCACCTCGCATAGCAACCAGCGGCTCTGGAACCATCGCTCGCCCTTCAGCACGCCTGCAGGGAGTGATACGGACAGGGACAATATAAACGTCTAAATAGGTGATGGGAGACTACTTGCGTgacattattataatgataacGAATGCAGCTTTGTCCTTTTTCGGTTTGAAGCACACACGTATATACTTAAAGTATACGTATACTATAGATTTGATGATGCAGTAAAATGGTAAAATGTGTCCGTCATCCAATTGTGTTTCTAAGTTTTTAAAAattcttattaaatataatactCTCACCACCAACGTTTTATGACTGCTATTTATTCTAAATTGATTCGGAagtaaatttgaattattttctttaattactaGTATTCCGATTTGCTCACACAAAATATTTATACCGATCCACGGCTAACCAACTCACCGAGGATGCACATGGGGTCGGAAATCAGCGCCACACAAAGGTCGGCCAGCGCCAGGTTAATGACGAAGTCCCGGCCGACGCGGTTCATGGCGCGCGTCGTCGTGCTCACTGCCAGGATGATGATGTTGCCGATAGAGCCGACGAAGAGAGCCGCGACGACGAGGATGCAGTAGATGAGCGCCAACAGGAAGTGGGACTCTACAAGCGGCGTCAGATAGTGCCGGATCTCGCCCACAATTGACTCGTTACAGGACGCCGGAAATGACACCGGAAGTGAGTCATCATCCGTGACGTTGGTCTGATTTCGATACTGAAATTTTGCACATGCGGTACTAATAGAGTTGGTGCGTGAAGTTGGTacaatatcttgatgtttaaGAAATGTACTTGTGATAATCGTATTTACATCAAAGAGgatgcaggggggggggggggggggggctgcgtAAACTGTTAATTTCTGGGTTTGTGTGAGgtaagttggaacttacttccaagattgCGCCGTGCCCATGTCTTTCTTGAAGGAGTAGAGGATATTTTCATCCGGTAAgccattttatgtttttttcttttaaaggaatacGCTCTTTCGGCTCTATAGTGTTTGTGCTGCCATGGGTTTGTGTACCAAGTTATTGAAAGAGACCCGGCAAATCGACTGtacaaatatcaatttatattataattcaCAGTATTAACGCACGTGTACAGTATCAAATCACATAAATCACTATTATTTTAATTGCTCGAAGGTTTTACACGAAATAACTGTCGTGAATGAATCCGGCATTGGTGCGAAAATTTTGGAGATCAATTTTTCTTTAGAGATCAAGAGTTAtcctgttttgtttgtatttattgttttattattattatttattattattattattatatgttttttcataTTCTTAACGCTAACATTTGATGTGCGTAATAAAAGGCATTTGACGGTATTCTTTACACAGTGTAACTCTAactgtttaattttataaatatgaacatacttatgtttgaatatgcctaAAACGGAATAGTATGCTtactaaacggaatactatgcttactatttccaggtATCAAGACGACAGTTAAAGACGTAGAGGATGCCAAGATGAATTAAGAAGGCGTTACGAAGTGtataccgctctagaaagcgaaacgtacatgaaaacccaccaatcaaacaaaaaaagattacgtcgaagaaCTACGCCAGTTGAACACACACAACAATGGCATCATACGTGCAATAAAAGATTAATGAACAACAGAAAAGGGTAAAGCCGGTTCGATACTATTATAATGTTTATGTGACCAAATACATCCATTATTGCTATTCGGAATGcctgaagcaatttggaatatcTGACACTTGCTAACAAGATATCACCGGTATTAACTgtgtatttaatacaatgacatttaaCGCGTTTTACTATAACgatactaatacatgtatgtaactttGGTATAACACATTTAGGCGATCTCCTTTTAAACAAGTTCTGAGTTGGTGAACCTATTATAATCGAAAAAAGTGAACTTGTAATGTATAGAatgatttgtgcaaatgcaatacacgttATGATATCAGTAGAATTGGTcaatttatacatttattgaaaacatataacGATATATACGTCTCGgatattatttaaaactgttgTAATGAGGAAATAAATGACTGGCTCACTCACGGACTCTaggtcaatatacgctccgtggctCACTTACATAGGTTATTTCgttttgttcctaacattgcctacTAATCTTAAATAATGTTACTATGTCAAATGCAaaacgaattcattccgacccaaaCGAATAGTTTACCATGAATGTAAATGCTGAATACacttgaaaatgtatgcagatacATCGTGTGAAAAAATGATCTTACACggataatggtttattttaataaaaaaaacgtgagaaactagcatcatgccATATACGGAGCGAAACGGGTAATTAAGTAGCAcccatagcaattatatgtcagacttgtctatgtagactttataaaatacaataaaacacaacaaacatcaGCTGAACATGTTTTTGTCTGGTTCGTGTgattttatttgctgttttagtatGGCTctgtttaatgatttttttttggcatataataaatttaaactcATATGGTCCATGCATTTATGGCATGATATCTCAGTCCTCCGCTAATTTATTATTTCTAAGTACATATAcggcaacgaaagatgcacttattatcgccctCTATCCTGCATCCTATCAAAAGACAGTAAAATAATGGTTAAACAAACGTTCATATTAGAATAAGGGAGACACGTCatacaatacattaaattaataagAATGTTACTGAAAAAGGGCTGATAAATATTCTATTATCCCGTACATTAGCCAACCCACACCCCAACCTCTTGAAAGTTGTGAATTTGATTCAGTCGGTTGGCAGGTTTTTCGTACAGCATTGATATATTGTTAGTAAGTAACGTGTTTAACACTTGCACCAaataacatgctataaaactataatattgaagtacacataaaCACTTTATTAAAGATGGGGGGTATTACGTGTCAAGCTCTTTAACAAAGGAatgagctgtttgtcatttggaagtcaggtcccaaaatgtgcgtAAAAGAAGTCACTTCATAATATGGGGTTAAAACATGtgtttgcaataaattaattatcagagATGAAGCGGCGTCAGGAACATTAAATAATTgagattttagttatattttactgtgCATATTTGTCAATATTGCGtgttataagagaaaatgatatttgaacaTCCGATTTCTCAAATGTCTCGTCAGTAGACAACAAATTTGTAGACGGTTGTCCTTCAATAACCTTTTTATCAgaacgtctacgatcttgaaacaaaaactcGAGGGAAggacaaacaccgtagagccgaaaaggcgtattcatttaaaatgaatatagATATAAAGTGGCTTACCAGGTGAAAATATCCACTACTCCTTAAATAACACGAAAACgtcgccatcttggaagtaagttctaACTAAACTCACTTAAACCCAGTAAGCTCTAGTTTACACATGCCCCCTTTTGATGATGATgctgtttttaaatgaaatcacGAACAGGCAtccaattggggggggggggggggggggcttgcgTATACAGGAGCCTACCGGGTTTAAAACATCCGCTTCTtcttaatgaaaaacaaaaacaacaaagtcaAAGTACATGGTCATGGGTTCTCAAAACAAATTAATGGATTAGAATATATAAACTGATCACCATCTAAAGTGGAATGACCACATGGTGAATGCTTGCCATGGGATGAAGTCGTTTAAAGATCAGCGTTAAGTGTATTTTAACCAGCTGTCACATTGAACACCTGTTTGCATGAAATCACTCATTGAATACTGCGTACCATAAGAGGAGGGTGTCACCCTCTATAATGCAGCCGTTTGTAGCGTAGTGTTTTTATGAAGACATTAGCATCGAAAGACATATTTCACATGTAACACGTTATATACAAATTAACGTCGCGTAAATGCTGCCGCACTTCCTTGTAGAAATAGTCTTTGATCagtttaattaaatga carries:
- the LOC127869598 gene encoding melatonin receptor type 1B-B-like, giving the protein MDYRNQTNVTDDDSLPVSFPASCNESIVGEIRHYLTPLVESHFLLALIYCILVVAALFVGSIGNIIILAVSTTTRAMNRVGRDFVINLALADLCVALISDPMCILGVLKGERWFQSRWLLCEVVASMCLTACFCAFLSLTLLTLNRYVFVCKNVWYDTIFKRPVCILMCACAWVLAFLFEFPNFVGWGDHYFDQKSQQCIWDRTASFSYTLVVAAGLIGSPLLLMGVCFVLIFYKIYQSKMDVYSLNVDDPLRMQKVWVESLRSSKTLLVIFIAFVVCWTPYAIVTALDVENAFPMELHLFITLLAHLHSSLNFTIYMSFNKTFRRTVMTMLCCRVSSRSSRSSMGTSETSDSVKSGSKFSHDLPLDQKNAYTIKSGEPVGTLALRPSKVDKLAGMGMAMSSGMDMRF